The Sander vitreus isolate 19-12246 chromosome 10, sanVit1, whole genome shotgun sequence genome contains the following window.
GCCAAGTGAACAATGAAGCCATCGCCAACATACACAGCCCAGTGCTGATAGGAGCCCCGGAAGATCTCAATCAAGTCCCCAAGCTCTGGTTTCTCATCATACTTGGATTAGAACACACAGTAACAAATGTTTGATTTTGCAACAGACTGGTTGGCAACAACTTCAGTACTTTGACCTGACTGGATTCTCTGGGTTAAACACAGATAAGATAGGACTTGTAATGGgctatattttaaaaaataaaataaaattttaaaaaaagacgaCTTGAAAAGgtttaaattcaattcaatgaaATATTACATACAATAATACCATGGACACACAAAGTTGCATAACAATATAATTgctataataaaacacaaaaacagcaacaacaaaaaaaaaacattggtatAATTTTCTATATTCTGATTAAGTGATAACTTCCTAACCAGTGTTGGGGCCATGTCAGGGTTTCTTTTGTCTGGTTTCGAATGGTTTGACTTTCCAGGTAACTTTCAGCACCTGAAggaacaaaacattttatagaccaaatatTAGCACACAACATTAGATATGTAGAAAATTGaaactaaaaatacaaaaactattTACTATTTATTATTAGTATCATCACTACTACTATTTACAACTGCCAAAAACCCACATGGGGAGATACTGTCACTGCAGCTCATGCTTATCGATTATTGCTTATTGACCGTtcttcatgaaggttataatcAGTTTTTGTTTAAACTGTTTTAGAGAGATGCTGATTCAACTTTATGATCATTTGAGGCTGTAGGCTAGTACTGACAGCcgtttctgttatttagcataCCCTCATTGATATGAATGAGGTGGACAAAATAGTAGAAAATCCTGTCAGTACAGCGCCACAAACTACAGCCACCAAAATGAGTttaatcaacacctctctaaagTGTATTATAGTATAACCTTCATGGAGGGAGGATGTATTGCAGAGCTGTTATACGGCAATATTTAATTGTCTTAATTGTCTTTTTATTCAGataatttacagcacttttaTACGTGGATATGCTTTAATGAAGCTTCAATCATTTAAATTTCACGACCCGCTGCAATGTGGACAAAGTGGGTCATTCGGTTCAGTtttcaaattaaacaatatTAAGCTACGTTCGATCGACGAAACTTGTAACGCTAGccgaaagctaacgttagtgattAGCTTGAACTGGTCCTTGTTTACATCACTAAACAGCCGCTGTTACAACAGCCATAAAACACTGAAACATCACGAAAACACGGCCCTCGGCTGACACACGGTCCAgtttatgtaaatgttttacCCGTCTGTCCTCTTACCTTCAAAAGATAATGTCTACAGCTCTCTTTAATATCAGAGACGTCACCAAAGAGACCCACACCAAAACTCAGCTGTGAGCGATCAGCTGATTGTTGCTCTGTTTAGCCGGAGCACGTGACCTTTTAGGCTGCTGTATCGCAATATTTGCAATAACGAAACTAAGACTATCTGCCACGTTGACGAATAcgtatgtattaaattattttGGTTAGATATGGAATATTTCTTAGATGTTGACTAGCTCAAATCTTCATTTAGAAAACAAAgctggggtggcagtagctcagtcagtagggagttggatTGGTAACCAGAGGGTTGTTGGTTCAAGttcccatacggaccaaagtatggtggtggactggtagctggagaggtgccagctCACCTCCTGGGCAAGGTGcaaaggtgctcttgagcaaggcactgaacccccaactgctcggggcgcatttccatgggcagctccctcccgctgacatctctccattagtgcatgtataggtactgagcatgtgtgtgtaattcaggcctgtgtgatttttttaaagtctataATGAGGAGACAGATCATGACATCAGCTAAAAAAAGGCcggaaaaaaaaacgttcactACCACTAGGCGTCGCCAGTGACGTCAGCTCTCATTGTAACGATTTCCCTTTTTCTAACGACGAAGAAGTTCCAACTTCCGGCTTTGGAGCGCCCTTTCGATGTATTTTTGTCCTGAAATTGGACAGGGAACACAACAAAAAGCTGCCGTAATCGCTCACGTCGAAGCCCTGCAGCCGAGAGGAGGATTTGATGTGAcgctttaatgttaaaagacCAAACGATGTCTGTGGTGTTGGACGGGAGTCCGCTGAAAGCGATGCAgagctcacacactcacacaccgcAGCCTGCCCTTAGGTGAGTGGTGGTGGAGAGGAAGCGGCTGGTCTGACAgaacaagtagcctacatttagccTATAAAGTCAGTTTagtacattttgtatttaagtTAACTGTACAAAGATTAGTGGGTCAGACCTTTTATATATTCTTACACTGTTCTATAGAGCCAGCCCATGGTGAAATGTACTGGATTAACAACACATAAGGGCTACATTGAATACTTCTCAGTTAATCGATTATGCATGTAACGTTACTCTATTAAAGGTGCAAAAAAGATACACATGAAAAGTTGTTGTAGCCCAAAATGTTTTACAACGTTGATTTGTCCTGACCAACACCCAAAAATACTTGAAAACTAAAATACTAAAACTAAAATGAGATCAGTTGGAGCAAAGCTAGTATTTGTAAAGCAGTATCCAGCAAATGttggatatatttttttattttatacaagaTTTAAATAGTGCTGCAATGCAACTACAGATCATTTCCATTCGTAATAATTTTTATGTAGAGTGGATAAGTCTaataatcaattagttgatcgAAAGAAAATGAATAACTTTTTTGGTAattgatggatttttttttttttttttttaagtcatgtAGACATCAATGGCAACAGTTTCAAGTTACAGGTTCTTAATTATGAGGATTGCTGTTTCTTTATGTGAAACATGCATTTGGACTAAGCAATTACattggaatatatatatatatatatatatatatatatttagttttctgTTGATTATTCTTCAGTTCATTCAATTAATCAGTCATTTAGTGTATCAGATGTGAAAAATGTCTACCACAACTTCCCATTGCCCAAAGTGACTTCCTTAAATTGCTTGCTTTTTCTGACTAACGACTACTCAATCAAAAggttaattgataatgaaaattattgttattttcagCCCTAAAATATATCGTTCTCTTTCTTGTTATTAGAGATATATAGTTAGATTTGTATGGGTAGTCTGAAAGAACCTTCCGTTCTCACAAATACAGGCACACACCTCCTTTTTTCATTCCCTTTCCTCATCATTTTCTGCTTGTGGATGCTAGACTCCCCACTTGGCCCATCATTTCATCATGTCCACTCTTCTCCTCTAGCGCCCAGGAACTCTCCCAGGAGATCAAGTCCTTCATCAGTGGCATTGACACCGTTCAGGGCCGAAAGCTCAGTGTCCGGGAACACGCCCGCTGTGCTGTCCGCCTGCTGCGCTCGGTGCCGGCCTGTCGAGGGGCGGTACTGGAGCATTTGAGGGGCGTGTATGATGAGCACGTCTCGGCTTTCCTACACAACCTGGAGACAGAGGGCGATGCCAGCTCCGGTGTCAGCTctaacctggaggacattatacaggTGCGATGCAGAAGGACACACAGAACGTCTTAAAACTAGTAGCTTATCTTTCTTATATTGAGAGGTTTATTAAGATTACAACATAAAATTGGTTTTAGAGGACCACAGGAGTAACAGATCCGCATCCTGCCCAATCTCACTAGCTTAAATGTTTTCCTGCATTCATAAAAATATGACCATGATTTGGGAAATTCCCCAGAAAATTAACtttattatttctgtttgtctgtaggAGGTTCATGGCGTGCTGTCGGAGTTTATTCGTCTCAACCCCCGGGCCTGGGCCCCTCTGGTATCCGCCTGGGCTGTGGACTTGTTAGGCCAGCTGAGCAGCAAGCACGCCGGCCGCAGGGTGGCCCCCCACTCCTCCAGCCTCAACGAGCTGCTCCAGCTCTGGATGTCCTGTGCTGCCACCCGGTCCCTCATGGAAGCCTACTCCCAGTGTTTGGCCGCCATGCTGGCCTGGTGCCCTGACGCATGTGTGGATGCGCTGTTGGACACCTCAGTTCAGCACTCTCCACATTTTGACTGGGTCGTGGCTCACATCGGCTCTGCCTTCCCAGGTACTATCATCAGCCGAGTCTTGGCATGTGGACTCAAGGACTTCTGCTCTCATGGCGCTAAGGAACAAGGGCTAATGGTAATGGGAGTGGATAAAGGCAGCAGAGTGCCAAAGATTGGCTCAGTGGTGGGAATCCTTGGACACCTTGCAGTGCACCACTCGGACAGCATCAGGAAGGAGCTGCTCAGGATGTTTCAGGAAAGCCTGAGTCCGTCAAGCCCTCTATCTCCCACTTCATCCTCAACATCTTGGGAGAGTTCCCCTCAACTCCGTCGTGCTGCAGTTCCATTTCTGTTGCAGCTGGCTGCAATGTCCCCCAACCTCTTTGGTGCGGTGTCTGCAGAGCTGGTGGAGCTGCTGCGCCCTCCTGTCCTGCTCCAGCTGCAGGCCTTGCTGCAGGGCCTCCCCAGAGAGGAACTGGATAACATGCTGGGGCTGGCTGTCCACCTTATTAGCCAGAGCCCATCAGGAGGGTCCAGGGTCCTCCGTTTTCTGGCAGACACAGCGACCCCGGCCTCAGTCATCATCTCCGGCCCTACACCCTCCCCTCATGAAGGTGTCAGAGAAGGTTGTGATCGCCTCCTCCAGATGCTGCTTCTGCATCTCCACAAACTGGTCTTCAACCGCTCAGATGGAGCTGAAGTCAACCCTCATCACCCTGCTTCCTCTCAACCCAAGAGGGTCATCCCCTTCTTGGAGGAGCTGCAGTCTCACGTAGGTGAGCTCTGTGCTGAGACTCTGCGACTGGAAAGGAAGCGTCACCTCTGGCTGCATCAGCTGCTGTGTCTGCTGTCGGTGTATGGGGGTCCCAGCATTGCCACTGAGGCCCTCTGCCAGCTACTCACCCAGGCCCACAACCCAGAGGAGCTGGCTCTGGCCTGGCAGCTCCACACCACACTGTCCTCTTGCATGGTGGGACTCATTCAAGCCGCTGTAGCTCGCTGTGTAGCCCAGATCCATGCACACACTCTGGGGCCCAAGCAGCTGAGGCAGCTGTTGCTTAACCTGGCTGCAGCCATCCAGAGTCAGgatgaggagaaaagaggagcaGTAGGGGTTCAGTCCTCCATGGCCATCCAGGTGGGCTCAGCGGTCTCAGGACACCTCCATGATTTTGGCCCGCTCCTTCTCCACGGTGACCCTGCTGTATCTCATGCTACAGTGCGGCTCCTGTCCTGTAGCCCACTCCCTCGCACCTCCTCTCCAGCACACCTGCTCCTGCTCTCTCGTGCTGCCGTCACTCATTTCTTTCTAGCGCTGCggagaagaggagaaagtgGGAAGGTGGGGAGAGATGGGGGACAGGCAGTCGAGGCGGTGAACTGTTCAGTCCTGCTCCTGTCTCGTTTCGCAGCGTATTCTACGCTCACTCTCAAAGCGGTACTTCAGCAGCTGGTTGAGGGAGCGCTACATAAAGGCAACGCTGGCCTGTTTGGAGGGCAGATCGCAGATATGTCTGGGGCCCCTTTGCCTTCCCCATCTGTGTCTCCTGACATCGGAGCCTCGTTGCTGGATATCAACTGTCGGTTCGGTACCACCGTCAATTTTTCTGGCAGCGTGTGGTCTGTGTTTCATGCCGGAGTGATTGGAAAGGGGCTGAAGGTCCGCACTGACACACAGCTGACTGACCCATTGGGGGTCATGCAGGTAATTTGCACTATTTAAGAAGTATAGTTTAGCACAGTTTCAAGCAAAATGTGGAGTAGATAAGCTAATGtaaaacatttgtttacaaaaaataaatcttattGGGTGGAGGTACATTTATGCGGGTGGCCCACCCTGGTAAATTTTGAATATTGCACACACTGCAAAGATACAGAAATGGACACCTGAAAGTCATTAAATGTACTAGAATTGTActtaatgtgtgttttgtgtttgatgcGCTTCAGCAAAATGTGTCACCGTCTCTTTCTCCCCTCTGTAGAACGTCCAGACTCTGCTGGCTGTCGTAATCCAGTGTTGCAGCTCCTCTGGTCTTAACGGCTCCATCACCGGCTCCCGACCACCATCTGACCCAGACGAGCCGCTGCCCATCAACGCAGAGGCAGCCAAGGTTGTTGCGGTTACAATGGTGGAAAACGTCTGTCCAGATGTGGCCAATGGTGAGCTGTCCTGGCCCCCAGAAGAGCACGCCCGCACCACGGTGGAGCGAGACATTCACATTCGACGTTGCTTTGAGGCCCACCCGGTGCTCTTCCCTCTGCTTCAGGTGGTGGCAGCTGGACGTCCGGCTCTCTGCTACTGCTCAGCTGTGCTCAGAGGCCTCCTGGCCACTCTGCTGGCCCACTGGGAGGCATCCCGTGAGGTGTTGTCCACAGACTCCCCGTGGCACCTCCAGGCCTCCTGCCTCCTGGTGTCCTGCATGGGAGAGGGCCAGCTCCTGCCTCCTGTGCTGGCCAACGTCCATGAAGCCTTCCCCCACCTCACTCCCTTCGAGGTGAGGCTGCTGCTCCTAGCGGTTTGGGAGTATGTGAGAGGAAATGGGCCAATGCCCCAGAAGTTTGTCTTTAGCTCAGAGAAGGGGCTGTTCTGCAGGGATTTCTCACGGGACGGTGACGTGGCAAGATACGTAGCACCGATTCACAGCGTCCTGCATAAAAACATTGATAGATTGGGACATCTGTGCTGGCGGTTCCAGCTTTAAAGGGTAATGGGGAACAAACAGTATAGAGCAGGTGACAAGGAATAAATAGAGACTGTAAAATAGATGGAATACTGTGTTACATTACTCCGAGAGTGGACTGCAAAGTTGCTTTTAGTGTTCTTCAATTTCATACAagtttagtatagtatgtgtgtgtgtacctttttgtacaatattattgtttttgtgacAAAGACAAGGACAAAAGAGAAATGGCACACatgtatattattttaataCAGAATTTGCTCCACACAAAAGACAGCCTTaatgtgtcatttttgttgGAAAACACAATTTAGCTCTGTTAAATAATTTATAGATTGTTTTGTATCGTTTTCAGATTGTTAATGTTATAAAATTGTGGCTACAAATATGCCTTGCATCTCTTGTTATACGCCAAAAGCTGTTGTTTCAaccacattacaaaataaatgatttgGTCCTAGAATGTGTCATGAATTGATCGTCCTTGTTAATGCTAAAATGAGGGAATGAGTGAATGTTGTCACCCCTCAGATCTACCTTGGGGGATCCCCATGTTTGGAACCAGTGCTTTAATCAGAATTTAAACCAGGATTCAAAACATTTAGGATTGGTTTCAGGGGCGTTGTCGTGGATTAAATTAGACTGTACACGCGTGTTTCCACCACTTATACGTTGCATTGGTTGGAAATCAATCCAGACAAATCCATGACAAGTGACTGTACCCTGGAGATGACGTGTCCGTGCCTGAGAGGATGAATATGCAAACGAAATTGACGTAACGATACAGCCTCCTTTTATTATCAgccagaaaaaaagataaactccatataatatataaatttaATTCGCATTATCTTTATTagtttaaagaagaaaaagcatGAATATTAGTTATTGAGAATCGTACTTTTTAACAATCTTTGTTGCGGACTGGTGTGGGCGGAGTCAAGCGGAAGCAGAATCAAGATGGCCACCATCACTGAAAGGTAAGACAAAGCAGGTCCGCCGTTTCATCGTGAATTTATCATTCGTTTGATATATATTATCAGCTCGCCTGAGGCCAGAAATTATCGCTGTGGGTAAACACTTTGTAGACGCGTGAGCAAACTACTAGCTACTACTGTTTCAGGGTTTAGCTAACGGCCGCCAGGGGAATTCATACGGGAAAAGGTCTCGATCCCATCAATTGAATAAGCGGATTGACcggctgttagctgttagcaagATTATCACGATATCCTGATCCAAAGTGATATTTAACGACAAACACTGCTGTCAGACAACCAGTCGGTGGTCCGTCTGTAAAAGACCGATACAGTACTGTTGTCAAATTAGTATTTTGTGCCTGCTTCTGCTTCTTTTCCATACAATCCGATTGAATGCTAGCTAAAATTAGCCCATTTTAGCTGATACGTTAGCTCATCATTTCAATCACATTACCCCGCTTTGACAGGAGTATGACATTGAGAGGGCTGCAGGCTCAGAGTCTAACATAAAAACCGGGATTTTGGATACTGTTATAAATGTAAACGttaatgtgtaactgtgtagcTGCAGCAGGATGATGAAACGGGAAATGGGTTAGCTGCCTTTCACTTGAGGACACATTTTACCAGCACAGAGAGATCAAAGTCCGGGTGTGTGTTCTGTATAAGATCAACTCCGGTGTACGTACTGTAGTTTGGTTATGGTCATCATGGGTAGCTAATTATTTGGGCATTGTTCAACCACATGTATGTCAATGAATTTGAGAGGTGGCCATCTAAAGTTTAGGTTGTCTCCTTGATTTTCTTTGAAGGATGGCGCCTGTCTTGGTGCTCTGGCTGGCCGTGTGCCTCAGTGGGACTTGGGCTGTGGACAGGGGCAACTTCAAGACCTGTGACCAGAGTGCCTTCTGCAAGTGAGTGCAagatagaaaaataataaatttaCTTACTTAAAGTTGCTTTAAGAAAAGCAGACTGATTCATCACCCGTGTCCACTCTTATTATTCAATTTTAAACAGGCGTCAGCGAGCGTTGAAGCCTGCTGAGTCTCCCTATCGAGCCCTGCTGGAGACCATGGAGCTTACCAACACCAGACTCACGCTGCAGCTCATCAATGATAACAATAAGGTAAATCACAAATTCAGATGCAGTTCACAATGTAGGAAATTATGGCTGCCAGAAGGAAAGGCACTAACTTTAATTCACAAGTGCCTCAGTTGAATTTTCCAGCACTTAACTAAAATGATAAATATGGCCATTTGTTTAAGCCGTTTTCAGATGGGGAGATTTTCATGCTATTATGAAAGAACAATTCCCTTCTTTGTGGCATCAAAACCAAATGCCTAATAATGGCTAACTAAGTCTAATGTCTACTGAACCAGTTTGCCAACCTCTGCTGTAGTGTTTATGAAATGATAATGTAATTTCTCTGTACCCTCTTTTGCTTCTCCTCTatctccctccttcccctctcaacccctctatctctctctctctgcgtttGTCTCTCAGGTGCGTCTGCTGCTTGAGCTCTACCGTCTCCAGGGAAACATGACAAGGGTGAAGATTAACGAGCTCAAGCCGCTTAAGCCTCGCTATGAGGTCCCAGATGTGCTTATCAGGGAGCCACCTACTGAGCCGTAAGTCTCCCAAGGGTGTTACTGACTGTGTGGGGTGCGTGGTGCTTTTGATATGACAGAATTCAACTGAAAAGGCAAAATTGACACCTGTGTTCAGTCCTGTCATTGTCAATTTTATTAATTTAGCCCTAAATCAAAAATTTGTCTTACACGCTCTATTTTTCTATACAGAAATCTTACATCTTCCAGGATAGACGGTTACAATTTAGATAAAGAGAATGATAATGTAGACCTTTTTGCACAATGTCGGGGTAGGAAAAGCAAAGGTATAAATAATATTAATGATGGCTAAATTCCATTTTAGCTgcttcagggtcctggtattgtgcatgctggctcacgtTTACACTGTCACGGCTAAcagggacacttgaatagaacagagccattgtGAATGTtatgatatataaataaaattgactagACTTGTCTttacttttcctttttctaAACCAAatcctctctttaacttcacttcccctctctctctctgcctcagcCTGTCTCTCTTGTCTCAGGACGAGAATGGGGTCGTGCTGTCCCTGGGGGCGGAGTCTCAGAGGGTCATCGTCAGCGCCCGGCCCTTCCGATTGGACATCATGGAAGGGCGAGACGTGTTGATGTCGCTGAACTCTCGTGGCCTGCTGGCCTTTGAGCACCTGAGGATGCGCAAGGACACGTGAGAAACCCACgaatgcacacacatttacaaatgcCAGCCCTCTTTTAATCCACGTCCTCACTCAGTGGATGATTTTGATTTTTGTTCCCATGAAATGGTTTGTTTTTTGAGTATTGTCTCTGACTCGTTGTTCTGTCCTCTTTTCCCTATCATCCTAGTTTCTCCTATAAAGTAACTAGCACAGTGGCTAGCGTGTGGGATAATATCAAGAGGGTATTCTCTAGGTAAAGACCCTTAAGATTTGTAAGTGTGTATTCTGTGCCTTGTGCTAATGCTGCCAATAGTGACAAAATCGTAGGGACTCCCATAACAGCAAGTACAGTGTGTTTACCCTCCAATAAATTTGactgagagcgagagagcggtgtgggtgagtgtgtgcatgtcagTGTTTAATTTGATCCATAATGTAGGGGTCAGACCAGCCCCCTGTTATCATTCTCCATATCTTTGAAGGATAATTAAAACTAATAACAATTGCCAGTTGTATATTGTTCTTCTCATTTcatgaaacaaagaaaaatcatCCTAATCATGAAAAAGCACATTCACGTAAATGATGTAGGGTCTGATGTGCCAACCAGTGATTTTACTGTCTTGTCAGATCAGTGTCCAATTAACTAAATCGTTTATGTAGAGTGTCACTTCAGCAAATCTAACATTGCAACTGCATGACTGTTCATGGCTGTGCAATGTTGACTGGAAGTAGTTTTCACGCTTGCTTAGCTCATGGTGAGAGCTAACTGTGATAGATGAGGTGTGGACCAGTTTAGAaggcacacacaagcacacacatgtaGTCTGAGTCACAACAGATAGTGTCTTATTTTCCGGTACTGCAGCCCAGTTCCCAAACCCAACAGCAACATCTCTCTTTGTGGTTATACTCTGAAGTTTGTATTTTAGTTAAAGGGGTTTCAAGTTTTCTTAATTGGGACATtttatgcattttcttttcctggCACAGTGCTTCTTTTGAGCTCTAAAGCCATACTTGCATTATTGCGGAAAAACAGCTTTTGTAGGCGCCTTCATCGTTGTTGTGTTTATGGTGTATTGTGAGGTCCAGCAGTGATGTATGAAGTGTGATTGCAATTGAAGTTCAAGATTAAGAaaaaaaccaaaatgaaaatgtttgcagGGTAAGATATCAGCCTTAAGATTTTATCATCAGTTTTGTTACAAAAAATGCTGTTTAAGTCAGTACTGATCTAACTACGGTTAACGTTCACATTGTGACCTGATGGTCTTTCAGAAAGTCCATTTGCCTTGTATATTTGGAAACTAATGATGAATAGGAGCTCGGATTCTTGCACATCAAAatctgtttacaggtcttggggAGAACTACTGCATatgtaaaagaaacaaaaaaacaatccttttgtggctccagagggagctgtgtgaagtctgTTAAATGTTCTTAcatga
Protein-coding sequences here:
- the ints5 gene encoding integrator complex subunit 5; this encodes MLKDQTMSVVLDGSPLKAMQSSHTHTPQPALSAQELSQEIKSFISGIDTVQGRKLSVREHARCAVRLLRSVPACRGAVLEHLRGVYDEHVSAFLHNLETEGDASSGVSSNLEDIIQEVHGVLSEFIRLNPRAWAPLVSAWAVDLLGQLSSKHAGRRVAPHSSSLNELLQLWMSCAATRSLMEAYSQCLAAMLAWCPDACVDALLDTSVQHSPHFDWVVAHIGSAFPGTIISRVLACGLKDFCSHGAKEQGLMVMGVDKGSRVPKIGSVVGILGHLAVHHSDSIRKELLRMFQESLSPSSPLSPTSSSTSWESSPQLRRAAVPFLLQLAAMSPNLFGAVSAELVELLRPPVLLQLQALLQGLPREELDNMLGLAVHLISQSPSGGSRVLRFLADTATPASVIISGPTPSPHEGVREGCDRLLQMLLLHLHKLVFNRSDGAEVNPHHPASSQPKRVIPFLEELQSHVGELCAETLRLERKRHLWLHQLLCLLSVYGGPSIATEALCQLLTQAHNPEELALAWQLHTTLSSCMVGLIQAAVARCVAQIHAHTLGPKQLRQLLLNLAAAIQSQDEEKRGAVGVQSSMAIQVGSAVSGHLHDFGPLLLHGDPAVSHATVRLLSCSPLPRTSSPAHLLLLSRAAVTHFFLALRRRGESGKVGRDGGQAVEAVNCSVLLLSRFAAYSTLTLKAVLQQLVEGALHKGNAGLFGGQIADMSGAPLPSPSVSPDIGASLLDINCRFGTTVNFSGSVWSVFHAGVIGKGLKVRTDTQLTDPLGVMQNVQTLLAVVIQCCSSSGLNGSITGSRPPSDPDEPLPINAEAAKVVAVTMVENVCPDVANGELSWPPEEHARTTVERDIHIRRCFEAHPVLFPLLQVVAAGRPALCYCSAVLRGLLATLLAHWEASREVLSTDSPWHLQASCLLVSCMGEGQLLPPVLANVHEAFPHLTPFEVRLLLLAVWEYVRGNGPMPQKFVFSSEKGLFCRDFSRDGDVARYVAPIHSVLHKNIDRLGHLCWRFQL